The following coding sequences are from one Vicinamibacteria bacterium window:
- a CDS encoding type II toxin-antitoxin system ParD family antitoxin, translated as MRKNTSITLGEHFAAFVEDLVALGRYGNASEVIRAGLRLLEEREAKLKALRQAIDEGLESGPAEPFDVEAFIERKARGRKRA; from the coding sequence ATGCGGAAGAACACGAGCATCACGCTTGGTGAGCACTTCGCGGCATTCGTCGAAGACCTGGTGGCTCTGGGCCGTTATGGCAACGCGAGCGAAGTCATCCGCGCGGGCCTGAGGCTCCTCGAGGAGCGCGAAGCGAAGCTCAAGGCCCTACGTCAGGCCATCGACGAAGGCCTCGAGAGTGGCCCCGCCGAGCCGTTCGACGTCGAAGCGTTCATCGAGAGGAAGGCGCGCGGGCGCAAGCGTGCTTGA